The DNA segment GGCTGGGCCATGGTGATGTTAAGCTCGGCGTTCTGGAAAGACGCTGTTGCGGCAACGGAGCCTTCTCGCCGGTTGTTTCTGCTGCCCCACTGCTTGAAACATGCGGAAGGCTGTCCGGCGGATTACGATCAATTCGGAATGGACTGCAAACGCTGCGGTGCCTGCTCGATCGCCGATTTTCGTAGTGAAGCGGAAGCCCAAGGATATCGCGTCTTGGTGGCCGAGGGCTCGCCCGTCGTGATGAAAATTATTGTCAGCGGGTACGTCGACGCGATTGTCGGTGTGGCCTGCTTGAACGTGCTGGAAAAAGCGATCGACAAAATCTTGTTGGCAGGTATTCCCTGCATGGCGGTTCCCCTGCTAAGCAGCGACTGTCGCAATACCAGTGTGGATGAACCCTGGGTCGCAGACATGATCCGGACGGAGTACCGTCCCGCAGTCGCCAAGACTCGCTCTTATGTGCATCTGATGCGGGCTGCCGCCGATCTTTTTACTCCCGATACGTTGACGCGTATCGTCCCGCCGCAACGATCAAAAGATCCGATTGTGATTCCCGATGGGGATTCGCCATTGGCCGGGATCGATCCGATCGCGGCGACAGAAGCGATCGCTTACGATTTTCTTTCCCGCGGCGGAAAGCACTCCCGTCCGTTTATTACGCTTGCCGCGTACGATGCATTAAGCGGAGACCGTTGCACCGGGCCTGAGGGGGCTGAAGCGACGACGGAGATTTCCGATAGCGTTCGCCGGGCGGCAATGTCGATCGAAAGCTTCCACAAAGCCAGCTTGGTTCATGATGACATCCAAGACGATGATAGTTTCCGGTATGGACAACCGGCCCTGCATCATCGCCACGGTTTGGCGACCGCGATTAACGTTGGAGACTACTTGATCGGCATGGGCTACCGATTGGTCAGCCGAGAAGCTGCCAGCTTGGGCGCCGACACCGCGGCCGATCTGCTTGATAATCTGGCGGCTGCTCACATGCGGCTTTCAGAAGGGCAGGGGGCCGAATTGATTTGGCGAGACTCGTTGGATAAACGTTTGAAGCCGATTGACGCACTGAAGGTCTACGCACTGAAAACCTCTCCTGCTTTTGAAGCGGCCCTCTACAGCGGAATCCGAATGGCGGGTGACGCGACGGAATATGTGGACGCCATTCGAACCTTTAGCAGGAATATGGGAGTCGCGTTTCAGATCCTAAATGATCTGGGGGACTGGAACGGCGATAGCGATAACAAACTGATCGCCGGCGGAGACGTTTTGGGCGGCCGACCGACCATCCTGTGGGCACTGGCACTCGAAGCCCTCGATCCTGCGGGTCAGGAAGAACTGCTGGCAACGGTTGCCAAGGATTCGACTCTTAGTGCGGGTGAACGGATTGCGACCGTGCGTCGACTGTATCGCTCCTCCGGAGCATTTGATGCGGCGGCTCGGTTGGTCGACAAGCATCAGGCTCGCGCTGAACAGGTCGCCGACGGACTGGAAAGTGAACCGCTGCGAAGACTGTTTTACTTCCTGGTCGATACCGTTCTCGAACGGCCTAGCGAACCTACTACGCCCGACATTCCGCTGACCAATATCAGCACGCTTGGCACTGTCTAATCATTAACCGACAGATAGACGCGGATGTGTTTTGAAGCGGTAGGAAGGATGCGATCGTGAACCCTCTGATTGAACTTGAAGAACTCTGTGCCCTTTTTCCGGAACCGGATAAAGAGCCGCTTTTTTTGTCGGCAGAACATGTCGCCAGAGAGTCGACGCCGCCTCCCTATCACGATCTGTTGGTGCATGAACACCACATGACGATCTCGATGGAGCAATATCATGGTTGCTTGGTCGATGTCGAAGTGATCGATTCACGGTTTGTCGATTCACTCTATTGCCGAGAAATTCTGCTCCGTAAAAAAGATCGATCCGATGTGGTGCAGTTCGGTATCGTGCGATTTAATTTTGAATACGTCACGCAGCAGGTTCGGCAAGAGATCGAGGCGCAGAAAACTCCGTTGGGGCGAGTCTTGATTCAACACAACGTGCTGCGACATATCGATCTTGGTGCGATTGTCAAACTGCAGGCAGGCCCAGGGCTTAGTCGGCATCTTCAAATGCCCGTTGGCGAATCAACCTATGGGCGGATGGCCACGATTTTCTGCAATGGAGCCCCCGCCGTGGACCTTCTTGAAGTTTCACAGGTGCTTTAGTCCAAGCTATCGCAACAAGTCGGACGAGCAGTGCCAACCGCGGACAATTTTCATTCCTAGCGGAACGGCGCGAACCGTCCGGCCGCCGCCCTGGAATCCCCGTCTATTTGCCGGACGGTTCGCGCCGTTCCGCTAGGAATGTCACTGGCATCGTCCTGTCTCCCCCGGGGCTTTGGATGCAGCGATTGCGAGCCATTCTGCGGGGCTGATTTCTATTTGCGGCGATTCGGATATTTGGTAAACATCCCTTTACCATGACGAACTGCAAACCAAATCCTGAAATCGTACTTTCTATCCACGGCACTTTTGCTGCCTCGGAACTGGATCGTGGACCCGGCTGGTGGCAGATTGGCAGTTCTTTTTCAGAACGCTTTGCCAGCAAATTGCCTCGTGGCGTTACCATGCCCGACGGAAGT comes from the Roseimaritima multifibrata genome and includes:
- a CDS encoding polyprenyl synthetase family protein; translated protein: MVPETLTEREALRQRCNEVAAKLDKAVPLNKDQMEQVARRTLEDAGLPEGYLGWAMVMLSSAFWKDAVAATEPSRRLFLLPHCLKHAEGCPADYDQFGMDCKRCGACSIADFRSEAEAQGYRVLVAEGSPVVMKIIVSGYVDAIVGVACLNVLEKAIDKILLAGIPCMAVPLLSSDCRNTSVDEPWVADMIRTEYRPAVAKTRSYVHLMRAAADLFTPDTLTRIVPPQRSKDPIVIPDGDSPLAGIDPIAATEAIAYDFLSRGGKHSRPFITLAAYDALSGDRCTGPEGAEATTEISDSVRRAAMSIESFHKASLVHDDIQDDDSFRYGQPALHHRHGLATAINVGDYLIGMGYRLVSREAASLGADTAADLLDNLAAAHMRLSEGQGAELIWRDSLDKRLKPIDALKVYALKTSPAFEAALYSGIRMAGDATEYVDAIRTFSRNMGVAFQILNDLGDWNGDSDNKLIAGGDVLGGRPTILWALALEALDPAGQEELLATVAKDSTLSAGERIATVRRLYRSSGAFDAAARLVDKHQARAEQVADGLESEPLRRLFYFLVDTVLERPSEPTTPDIPLTNISTLGTV